In a single window of the Euzebyales bacterium genome:
- a CDS encoding YbhB/YbcL family Raf kinase inhibitor-like protein, with protein sequence MAEFRLTSPAFEQDEDLPDRFSADGGNVSPPLEWTGVPDGAVELLLVCDDPDAEVGVFTHWIVYGIAAHENKLPEGVPRDAVVDEPVELMQGLNEFDEAGYTGPMASDDIEEAMPHRYFFRLFALDAELDLPPGARRNEIRRATSGHVLGSAELVVIA encoded by the coding sequence ATGGCGGAGTTCCGCCTGACCAGTCCTGCGTTCGAACAAGACGAGGACCTGCCGGACCGCTTCTCCGCCGACGGTGGCAACGTGTCCCCACCACTGGAGTGGACCGGCGTGCCGGACGGAGCCGTCGAGCTCCTGCTGGTCTGTGACGATCCCGACGCCGAGGTCGGGGTCTTCACGCACTGGATCGTGTACGGCATCGCCGCCCACGAGAACAAACTGCCCGAGGGCGTGCCGCGTGACGCGGTCGTGGACGAGCCGGTCGAACTGATGCAGGGGCTCAACGAGTTCGACGAGGCGGGCTATACAGGGCCGATGGCCAGCGACGACATCGAGGAGGCGATGCCCCACCGCTACTTCTTCCGCCTGTTCGCGCTGGACGCCGAGCTCGACCTGCCGCCGGGTGCCCGCCGGAACGAGATCCGCCGTGCGACGTCGGGGCACGTGCTCGGCTCGGCCGAGCTGGTCGTGATAGCGTGA